One Dictyoglomus thermophilum H-6-12 DNA window includes the following coding sequences:
- a CDS encoding 6-phosphofructokinase, with protein MSKMRIGVLTGGGDCPGLNPAIRGIVMRALDYGDEVIGLKYGWAGLLKADTMPLTLEMVEDILEIGGTILGSSRTNPFKKEEDVQKCVENFKKLNLDALIAIGGEDTLGVASKFSKLGLPMIGVPKTIDKDLEETDYTLGFDTAVEVVVDAIKRLRDTARSHARVIVVEIMGRHAGWLALYGGLAGGADYILIPEVEPNLEDLYNHIRKLYARGRNHAVVAIAEGVQLPGFTYQKGQEGMVDAFGHIRLGGVGNVLAEEIQKNLGIETRAVILSHLQRGGSPSIRDRIMGLLLGKKAVDLVHEGKSGLFVAVKGNELVPVDITLIEGKTKNVDPAFYESVKTFFNK; from the coding sequence ATGAGTAAAATGCGTATTGGTGTATTAACAGGTGGAGGCGATTGCCCAGGTCTAAACCCAGCCATCCGTGGTATTGTCATGAGAGCGTTAGATTATGGAGACGAAGTTATAGGTTTGAAGTATGGATGGGCTGGTCTTCTTAAGGCAGATACTATGCCTTTAACCTTAGAAATGGTAGAAGATATTCTTGAAATCGGCGGAACAATTCTTGGAAGTTCTAGAACAAACCCATTCAAAAAAGAAGAAGATGTTCAGAAATGTGTTGAGAACTTCAAAAAGTTAAACTTAGATGCCTTAATTGCTATAGGTGGAGAAGACACTCTAGGAGTTGCATCAAAATTTAGCAAACTTGGTCTTCCAATGATCGGAGTTCCAAAAACTATTGATAAAGATTTAGAAGAAACTGACTATACTCTTGGATTTGACACTGCTGTTGAAGTAGTGGTAGATGCAATTAAAAGACTTAGAGATACTGCAAGATCTCATGCAAGAGTTATCGTAGTAGAAATAATGGGAAGACATGCAGGATGGTTAGCTCTTTATGGGGGACTTGCAGGAGGAGCAGATTATATCTTAATCCCTGAAGTAGAACCTAATCTTGAGGATCTTTACAATCACATAAGAAAACTATACGCAAGAGGAAGAAATCACGCAGTTGTAGCTATCGCTGAGGGAGTACAACTACCAGGATTTACTTATCAAAAAGGACAAGAGGGAATGGTAGATGCCTTTGGTCACATTCGTTTAGGTGGTGTAGGTAATGTACTGGCTGAAGAAATACAGAAAAACTTGGGAATTGAAACCAGAGCAGTAATCTTAAGCCACCTACAAAGAGGAGGAAGTCCATCGATAAGAGATAGAATCATGGGGCTTCTCCTTGGCAAGAAGGCTGTAGACTTAGTACATGAAGGAAAATCTGGATTATTTGTTGCTGTAAAAGGAAACGAATTAGTACCAGTAGATATAACTTTAATTGAAGGGAAAACAAAGAATGTTGATCCTGCCTTTTATGAAAGCGTAAAAACTTTCTTTAATAAGTAA
- a CDS encoding DUF2062 domain-containing protein produces the protein MKKKRRDLKSLFKYIYLKLLRFKDSPEKIALSFSIGVFIGIFPTFGIGGILVILISYIFKLNYIAGLLGTFIMNYVTSPFFWVLSYFVGEFIVSGKLEWKGFERSSLKGFAISYLIGNLFVSTVFSIISYFVVKNIIIAYRKRKKRGRQTPSSS, from the coding sequence ATGAAGAAAAAAAGAAGAGATCTTAAAAGCCTTTTCAAGTATATTTATCTCAAGCTCTTAAGGTTTAAAGATTCTCCTGAGAAAATTGCTTTAAGTTTTAGTATAGGTGTTTTTATAGGAATTTTTCCTACATTTGGTATTGGAGGAATTTTAGTAATACTAATCTCTTATATCTTCAAGCTAAATTATATAGCAGGATTATTAGGAACTTTTATTATGAATTATGTTACATCCCCGTTTTTTTGGGTTTTGAGCTACTTTGTGGGGGAATTTATTGTCAGTGGAAAACTTGAATGGAAAGGATTTGAAAGAAGTAGCTTAAAAGGCTTTGCCATATCTTATTTAATTGGAAACCTCTTTGTATCTACTGTTTTTTCGATAATCTCTTATTTTGTGGTAAAGAATATAATAATAGCTTATAGAAAAAGAAAAAAAAGAGGAAGGCAAACGCCTTCCTCTTCTTGA
- a CDS encoding HIT family protein, whose product MKRLFCPWRIKYITSEKEKECIFCKKPSENRDEENLILLRGKFNFIILNLYPYNNGHLMIVPYEHTNDITKLSIEVLTEMMELLQISVEALKETMKPHGFNIGFNIGEVAGAGIAEHLHMHVVPRWSGDTNFMFVFGETKVIPEDLQSTYKKLRPALEKLYEEKKKRS is encoded by the coding sequence ATGAAAAGATTATTTTGTCCTTGGAGAATAAAATATATCACATCTGAAAAAGAGAAAGAATGTATATTTTGTAAAAAACCCTCCGAAAACAGAGATGAAGAAAATCTTATTCTCCTCAGAGGGAAGTTCAATTTCATTATACTAAACTTGTATCCTTATAATAATGGTCATCTTATGATTGTGCCCTATGAACATACCAATGACATAACTAAGTTAAGTATCGAGGTTTTGACCGAGATGATGGAGCTCTTACAAATATCTGTGGAGGCCTTAAAAGAAACAATGAAACCTCATGGTTTTAATATAGGTTTCAATATAGGAGAGGTGGCTGGAGCTGGAATAGCAGAACATTTACATATGCATGTGGTCCCAAGATGGAGTGGAGATACTAACTTTATGTTTGTTTTTGGGGAGACAAAAGTGATTCCAGAAGATTTGCAAAGTACGTATAAAAAGTTAAGACCAGCATTAGAAAAATTGTATGAAGAAAAAAAGAAGAGATCTTAA
- the pfkA gene encoding 6-phosphofructokinase: MKRIGVLTSGGDAPGMNSAIRAIVRFGISKGIEVIGIERGYQGLIEEEFRVLHKDDVSEIVQRGGTILRTARSEEFKEEEGQRRAIENLKKHGIDGLIVIGGEGSLKGAYDLFKKGVNVVGIPGSIDNDIWGTDFSIGFDTACNNVIDAINKIRDTAAAHERTFVIEVMGRECGFIAFTSGLVSGADIILIPEVPIDFPYITEKLKERQRKNKKHNIIVVAEGVGSAYFIGKQIEDRLGISTRIVVLGHIQRGGSPSVFDRSIATFMGVDAVKRLLAGESGVMIGWQNNSPVSVPLEEVVKNKKRVSPELYWEVESLW; encoded by the coding sequence ATTAAGAGAATAGGTGTTCTTACAAGCGGGGGAGATGCTCCTGGAATGAATTCTGCTATAAGGGCTATTGTAAGGTTCGGAATATCTAAGGGAATAGAAGTTATAGGAATTGAACGAGGATATCAGGGATTAATTGAAGAAGAGTTTAGAGTACTTCATAAGGATGATGTGAGTGAGATAGTTCAAAGAGGTGGTACTATTCTGCGTACTGCAAGATCTGAGGAATTTAAAGAAGAGGAAGGACAAAGAAGGGCTATTGAAAATCTAAAAAAACATGGAATAGATGGTTTAATTGTTATTGGTGGTGAAGGTTCTCTTAAAGGCGCTTATGATCTATTTAAGAAAGGTGTCAATGTAGTAGGGATTCCTGGGAGTATTGACAATGATATATGGGGTACAGATTTTTCTATAGGTTTTGATACTGCATGCAATAATGTTATAGATGCAATAAACAAGATCAGAGATACAGCTGCTGCTCATGAGAGGACTTTTGTTATTGAGGTTATGGGAAGGGAATGTGGTTTTATAGCCTTTACTTCAGGACTTGTTAGTGGTGCAGATATAATTCTCATACCTGAGGTTCCTATAGATTTTCCTTATATTACTGAGAAATTGAAAGAAAGACAGAGAAAAAATAAAAAACACAATATTATTGTAGTTGCAGAAGGAGTAGGAAGTGCTTATTTTATTGGTAAGCAGATTGAGGATAGACTTGGAATATCCACAAGAATTGTAGTTCTTGGACATATCCAAAGAGGAGGTTCTCCCTCGGTCTTTGATAGGAGTATAGCTACCTTTATGGGGGTTGATGCAGTGAAAAGACTTCTTGCTGGAGAAAGTGGAGTGATGATAGGGTGGCAAAATAATTCTCCTGTTTCTGTTCCTCTTGAGGAAGTTGTAAAAAATAAAAAGCGAGTTTCACCAGAACTTTACTGGGAAGTGGAATCTTTATGGTAA
- a CDS encoding acetyl-CoA carboxylase carboxyltransferase subunit alpha produces the protein MVKLSPWERILIARHPKRPTFIDFLNELFDNFVELHGDRLFGDDPAIITGLGTFENESVVIIGQEKGKSIQEKMKRNFGMPHPEGYRKALRVMKLAEKFSLPVISFIDTAGAYPGIGAEERGQAWAIANNLKEMSLLETPIIVVVLSEGGSGGALGIGVGDYIMILENAYYSVISPEGCASILFRDSSKAPEAAEALKITSEELLKLGLVDEIISEPNGGAHEDFRGTVENLKKSLSKIIRKYKNKDVKTLLEERWIKLRNYGRFLEEEEK, from the coding sequence ATGGTAAAGCTATCACCATGGGAAAGAATTTTGATTGCCAGACATCCTAAAAGGCCTACCTTTATTGATTTTCTAAATGAACTTTTTGACAATTTTGTAGAACTTCATGGTGATAGACTTTTTGGGGATGATCCTGCAATAATTACTGGTTTGGGAACTTTTGAAAATGAAAGTGTAGTTATAATAGGGCAGGAGAAAGGAAAATCTATTCAGGAAAAAATGAAGAGAAATTTTGGTATGCCTCATCCAGAAGGTTACAGAAAAGCTTTGAGAGTTATGAAACTAGCAGAAAAATTTTCTTTGCCCGTTATATCCTTTATTGATACTGCTGGTGCTTATCCAGGGATAGGAGCAGAAGAGAGAGGACAAGCCTGGGCTATTGCTAATAATTTGAAGGAGATGTCGCTTTTAGAGACTCCTATAATAGTTGTGGTTTTAAGCGAGGGAGGAAGTGGTGGGGCTCTTGGGATAGGAGTCGGGGATTATATTATGATTCTCGAAAACGCTTACTACTCTGTCATATCTCCTGAGGGGTGTGCCTCTATCTTGTTTAGAGATTCTTCAAAGGCACCTGAGGCTGCGGAGGCTTTAAAGATTACATCAGAAGAACTTTTAAAATTAGGGCTTGTGGACGAAATCATTTCAGAGCCTAATGGTGGAGCTCACGAAGATTTTCGTGGTACTGTAGAGAATTTGAAAAAATCATTAAGTAAAATTATTAGGAAGTATAAAAATAAGGATGTAAAAACCTTACTTGAAGAGAGATGGATAAAACTAAGAAATTATGGAAGGTTCTTGGAGGAAGAGGAGAAATGA